A single Saccopteryx bilineata isolate mSacBil1 chromosome 7, mSacBil1_pri_phased_curated, whole genome shotgun sequence DNA region contains:
- the KMT2E gene encoding inactive histone-lysine N-methyltransferase 2E isoform X3 encodes MGIDRQHIPDTYLCERCQPRSLDKERAVLLQRRKRENLSDGDTSATESGDEVPVELYTAFQHTPTSITLTASRVSKVNDKRRKKSGEKEQNISKCKKAFREGSRKSSRVKGSAPEIDPSFDGSNFGWETKIKAWMDRYEEANNNQYSEGVQREAQRIALRLGSGNDKKEINKSNLNTNNLLFKPPVESHLQKNKKILKSVKDLPPDALIIEYRGKFMLREQFEANGYFFKRPYPFVLFYSKFHGLEMCVDARTFGNEARFIRRSCTPNAEVRHEIEDGTIHLYIYSIQSIPKGTEITIAFDFDYGNCKYKVDCACLRENPECPVLKRSSESMENINSGYETRRKKGKKEKDVSKEKDTQNQNITLDCEGTTNKMKSPETKQRKLSPLRLSVSNNQEPDFIDDIEEKTPISNEVEMESEEQIAERKRKMTREERKMEAILQAFARLEKREKRREQALERISTAKTEVKAECKDAQVVSDAEVIQEQAKEETANKPTPAKVNRTKQRKSFSRSRTHIGQQRRRHRTVSMCSDIQPSSPDIEVTSQQNDIENTVLAIEPETESALTEIITESEVPALNKCPMKYPKTKKHLVSEWLSEKNEKTGKPSDSLSERPLRITTDPEVLATQLNSLPGLTYSPHVYSTPKHYIRFTSPFLSEKRRRKEPTENISGSCKKRWLKQALEEENSTILHRFNLPCQERSRSPIVNGENKSPLLLNESCSLPDLTTPLKKRRLYQLLDSAYSETSTPNPSPYATPTHIDITPMDPSFATPPRVKSDDESCKNGYKPIYSPVTPVTPGTPGNSVHFENISSPESSPEIKRRTYSQEGYDRPSTMLTLGPFRNFNLTELGLQEIKTIGYTSPRSRTEVNRQCPGEKESVSDLQLGLDAVEQTALHKSMETPAHDRADTSSQLEPTHSGRGTMYSSWGKSPDRAGVSFSVNSNLRDLTPSHQLEVGGGFRISESKCLMQDDTRGLFMETPVFCTSEDGLVSGFGRTVNDNLIDGSCTPQNPPQKKKVSLLEYRKRQREARKSGSKTEHFPLVSVSPNTSGNFSNNGDGCANRSENEEQVESTASLPLPTPATVYNASSEETSNNCPVKEVSATEKNEPEVQWTASTSVEQVRERSYQRALLLSDHRKDKDSGGESPCAPCSPSHVPSSPSSHSNHIPQLQPKGTVPSFREVMEDPDPESLEPMTTNECLSPNTSQNTCKSPSKISKPGSPGPVIPVQPHGKILTKPDSQWEATATVSEAENAVHLKTELQQKQLLNNAQALSKNHPPQPLIRNSSEHLSQKPPSASVKLHCPPSPHVENPPKPSTPHAPAQHGYLSPKPPAQQLGSPYRPHHSQPPQVGTPQREPQRNFYPAAQGLQASAQQAPSGALFTQTPSGQSSATYSQFNQPSLNSTAPPPPPPPPPPSYYQNQQPSANFQNYNQLKASLPQQTVFTSGPNQALPGTTSQQTVPGHHVTPGHFLPSQNPTTVHHPTSSVVPPPPPPPPAPGPHLVQQPASHQQHSVAHVVGPVHAVTPGSHIHAQTAGHHLPPPPPPPGPAPHHHPPPHPTTGLQGLQAQHQHVSAAPPPPPPPPPSSVLASGHPTSAQALHHPPHQGPPLFPSSTHPAVPPYPSQATHHATLGPGAQHQPSGTGPHCPLPVAGPHLQPQGPNSIPTPTASGFCPHPGSVALPHGVQGPQQASPVPGQIPIHRAQVPPTFQNNYHGSGWH; translated from the exons GAGTTTGGATAAAGAGAGGGCAGTGCTACTACAACGCCGGAAAAGGGAAAATTTGTCAG atGGTGATACAAGTGCAACTGAGAGTGGTGATGAGGTTCCTGTGGAATTATACACGGCATTTCAGCACACCCCAACATCGATTACTTTAACTGCTTCAAGAGTTTCTAAGGTTAatgataaaagaaggaaaaaaagtggggagaaagaacaaaacatttcaaaatgtaaaaaa gCCTTTCGTGAAGGATCTAGGAAGTCATCAAGAGTTAag GGTTCAGCTCCAGAGATTGATCCTTCATTTGATGGTTCAAATTTTGGATGGGAAACAAAAATCAAAGCATGGATGGATCGATATGAAGAGGCAAATAATAACCAGTATAGCGAAGGTGTTCAGAGGGAGGCTCAGAGAATAGCTCTGAGATTAGGCAGCGGAAATgacaaaaaagagataaataaatcaaatttgaATACCAACAATTTGCTCTTCAAACCTCCTGTAGAG AgccatttacaaaaaaataagaaaattctgaAATCTGTGAAAGATTTGCCTCCTGATGCACTTATCATTGAATATAGAGGGAAATTTATGCTAAGAGAACAATTTGAAGCAAATGGATATTTCTTTAAGAG accatacccttttgttttattttattctaaatttcatGGGCTAGAAATGTGTGTTGATGCAAGGACTTTTGGGAATGAAGCTCGGTTCATCAGGCGTTCCTGTACACCCAATGCAGAG GTGAGGCATGAAATTGAAGATGGAACCATACATCTTTACATTTATTCTATACAAAGTATTCCAAAGGGAACTGAAATTACTATTGCTTTTGATTTTGACTATGGGAATTG TAAGTACAAGGTGGACTGCGCATGCCTCAGAGAAAATCCAGAGTGCCCTGTTCTAAAACGTAGTTCTGAATCCATGGAAAACATCAACAGTGGTTATGAGaccaggaggaaaaaaggaaaaaaagaaaaggatgtttcaaaagaaaaagatacacaaaatCAGAATATTACTTTGGATTGTGAAGGAACAACCAATAAAATGAAGAGCCCAGAAACTAAACAGAGAAAGCTTTCTCCACTGAGACTATCAGTATCAAATAATCAG GAACCAGATTTTATTGATGATATAGAAGAAAAAACTCCCATTAGCAATGAAGTAGAAATGGAATCAGAGGAGCAGATtgcagaaaggaaaaggaagatg acaagagaagaaaggaaaatggaaGCAATTCTGCAAGCTTTTGCTAGactggaaaaaagagagaaaagaagagaacaaGCTCTGGAAAGGATCAGCACGGCCAAAACAGAGGTCAAAGCAGAATGTAAAGACGCACAGGTTGTCAGCGATGCTGAAGTTATTCAG GAACAAGCAAAAGAAGAAACTGCTAATAAGCCAACTCCTGCCAAAGTGAATAGAACTAAACAGAGAAAAAGTTTTTCTCGCAGTAGGACTCATATTGGACAGCAACGCCGTAGACACAGAACTGTCAGCATGTGTTCGGATATCCAGCCATCTTCTCCTGATATAGAAGTTACTTCACAACAAAATGATATTGAAAATACTGTACTTGCAATAGAGCCAGAAACTGAAAGTGCACTAACAGAAATAATTACTGAATCAGAGGTTCCAGCACTTAATAAATGTCCTATGAAGTACCCCAAAACAAAGAAG cactTGGTCAGTGAATGGTTAAGTGAGAAGAATGAGAAGACAGGAAAACCTTCAGACAGCCTTTCAGAAAGGCCTTTGCGCATAACCACAGACCCTGAAGTGCTAGCTACACAGCTCAATTCTTTACCAGGTCTCACGTACAGCCCCCATGTGTACTCCACTCCTAAGCACTATATTAGATTTACTTCACCATTCCtttcagagaaaaggagaagaaaagaacctACTGAAAACATTTCTGGCTCATGCAAGAAG CGATGGTTGAAACAAGCTTTAGAAGAAGAAAACTCAACAATTTTACATAGATTTAATTTACCCTGTCAAGAAAGATCCAGAAGTCCTATAGTTAATGGTGAAAATAAAAGTCCACTACTATTAAATGAAAGCTGTTCCCTTCCAG ATTTAACTACACCACTAAAAAAACGAAGACTCTATCAGTTGCTAGATTCAGCTTACTCAGAAACCTCCACCCCTAATCCTTCACCATATGCTACACCAACCCACATAGATATTACTCCTATGGACCCATCATTCGCCACTCCTCCACGAGTAAAATCAGATGATGAATCTTGTAAAAATGGTTATAAACCCATTTATTCACCAGTTACCCCAGTAACTCCTGGCACACCAGGAAATAGCGTGCACTTTGAG AATATTTCTTCCCCAGAAAGTTCTCCAGAAATTAAGAGACGCACTTACAGTCAAGAG GGATATGACAGACCTTCAACCATGTTAACCTTGGGgccttttagaaattttaatttaactgaACTTGGTCTTCAAGAAATAAAGACTATTGGTTATACCAGCCCTAGGAGTAGGACTGAAGTTAACAGGCAGTGCCCCGGAGAAAAGGAATCTGTCTCAGACCTTCAACTGGGACTCGATGCAGTCGAACAGACTGCCTTACATAAGAGCATGGAAACACCTGCACATGACAGGGCTGACACTAGCAGCCAGCTGGAGCCTACGCACTCCGGGCGGGGCACGATGTATTCTTCCTGGGGAAAGAGTCCTGACCGAGCAGGCGTCAGCTTCTCAGTAAACTCTAACTTGAGGGACCTGACACCCTCACATCAGTTGGAGGTTGGAGGAGGCTTCCGAATAAGTGAGTCAAAGTGCCTGATGCAGGATGATACTAGAGGCTTGTTCATGGAAACACCTGTGTTCTGTACTTCAGAAGATGGGCTTGTATCTGGTTTCGGACGGACTGTTAATGACAATTTGATCGACGGAAGTTGCACACCCCAGAATCCACCACAAAAGAAAAAG GTTTCTCTATTAGAATACCGTAAAAGACAACGTGAAGCAAGGAAAAGTGGTTCTAAGACAGAACACTTTCCACTGGTTAGTGTATCACCAAATACAAGTGGGAACTTCAGCAACAATGGTGATGGGTGTGCCAACAGGAGTGAAAATGAGGAGCAGGTAGAAAGCACTGCTAGTCTACCTTTACCAACACCAGCTACAGTTTATAATGCTTCTTCAGAAGAAACCAGCAATAACTGTCCTGTTAAGGAAGTCTCTGCCACTGAGAAGAATGAGCCAGAAGTTCAGTG GACTGCCTCAACTTCAGTGGAGCAGGTGAGAGAAAGGAGTTACCAGAGAGCGTTACTTCTCAGTGATCACCGAAAGGATAAAGATAGTG GGGGAGAGTCACCATGTGCCCCATGTTCACCGAGTCATGTTCCGTCTTCACCTTCATCTCATTCAAACCACATTCCCCAGTTGCAACCCAAGGGCACAGTCCCTTCTTTCAGAGAAGTTATGGAAG ATCCTGATCCAGAAAGTCTAGAACCCATGACTACAAATGAATGTCTATCTCCAAATACTTCTCAAAATACTTGTAAAAGCCCTTCCAAAATAAGCAAG CCTGGTTCACCGGGGCCTGTAATTCCTGTTCAACCACATGGGAAAATACTCACAAAACCAGATTCCCAGTGGGAGGCGACAGCCACTGTGTCAGAAGCTGAGAATGCTGTTCACCTGAAAACAGAACTCCAACAAAAACAGCTATTAAATAACGCCCAAGCACTTTCAAAGAACCACCCTCCTCAGCCACTCATTCGTAACTCGTCTGAGCACCTTTCCCAGAAGCCGCCTTCTGCATCAGTGAAACTGCACTGTCCTCCGTCCCCTCACGTTGAGAATCCCCCGAAGCCATCCACGCCCCATGCTCCCGCCCAGCACGGTTACCTTTCACCAAAGCCTCCGGCACAGCAGCTTGGCTCTCCCTACAGGCCTCATCACTCACAGCCCCCTCAAGTTGGAACACCTCAGCGAGAGCCTCAGAGAAACTTCTATCCAGCGGCACAGGGCCTTCAAGCCAGTGCTCAGCAGGCCCCTTCTGGAGCGCTATTTACACAGACACCCTCAGGACAATCTTCAGCGACATACAGTCAGTTTAACCAACCAAGTCTGAACAGCACGGCTccgccccctccaccccctccgccCCCTCCGTCTTACTATCAAAACCAGCAGCCCTCTGCAAACTTTCAGAATTATAATCAGCTTAAAGCTAGTCTTCCCCAACAAACTGTGTTTACATCAGGACCAAATCAAGCACTTCCTGGCACCACAAGCCAGCAAACAGTTCCAGGACACCATGTTACTCCAGGGCACTTTTTGCCTTCTCAGAACCCTACTACTGTTCACCATCCGACTTCTTCCGTcgtcccaccccctcctcctccaccacctgcgCCAGGACCACACCTCGTGCAACAGCCAGCTTCCCATCAGCAACACTCTGTAGCACACGTAGTAGGGCCTGTTCACGCTGTCACCCCTGGGTCACATATTCATGCTCAAACTGCTGGACAccatctgcccccaccccctccacctcctGGTCCTGCCCCTCACCACCACCCACCGCCCCATCCTACCACAGGACTCCAAGGTCTACAAGCACAACACCAGCATGTCAGTGcagcacctccacccccaccgccccctcccccttccagtGTTTTGGCTTCTGGGCACCCCACATCTGCTCAAGCCTTACACCATCCACCTCATCAAGGACCTCCACTTTTTCCTTCAAGTACTCACCCCGCTGTACCCCCTTACCCCTCACAAGCTACACATCATGCCACTCTGGGACCGGGGGCCCAGCACCAGCCTTCTGGAACAGGGCCACATTGTCCATTACCCGTCGCAGGTCCTCATCTCCAGCCCCAAGGACCAAACAGTATTCCAACACCTACTGCTTCAGGGTTCTGTCCTCATCCTGGTTCTGTGGCTCTGCCACATGGGGTTCAGGGACCTCAGCaggcatccccagtgcctgggcagaTTCCAATTCACAGAGCACAGGTGCCACCAACATTTCAGAACAATTACCATGGTTCAGGGTGGCATTAA
- the KMT2E gene encoding inactive histone-lysine N-methyltransferase 2E isoform X2 has product MSIVIPLGVDTAETSYLEMAAGSEPESVEASPVVVEKSNSYPHQLYTSSSHHSHSYIGLPYADHNYGARPPPTPPASPPPSVLISKNEVGIFTTPNFDETSSATTISTSEDGSYGTDVTRCICGFTHDDGYMICCDKCSVWQHIDCMGIDRQHIPDTYLCERCQPRSLDKERAVLLQRRKRENLSDGDTSATESGDEVPVELYTAFQHTPTSITLTASRVSKVNDKRRKKSGEKEQNISKCKKAFREGSRKSSRVKGSAPEIDPSFDGSNFGWETKIKAWMDRYEEANNNQYSEGVQREAQRIALRLGSGNDKKEINKSNLNTNNLLFKPPVESHLQKNKKILKSVKDLPPDALIIEYRGKFMLREQFEANGYFFKRPYPFVLFYSKFHGLEMCVDARTFGNEARFIRRSCTPNAEVRHEIEDGTIHLYIYSIQSIPKGTEITIAFDFDYGNCKYKVDCACLRENPECPVLKRSSESMENINSGYETRRKKGKKEKDVSKEKDTQNQNITLDCEGTTNKMKSPETKQRKLSPLRLSVSNNQEPDFIDDIEEKTPISNEVEMESEEQIAERKRKMTREERKMEAILQAFARLEKREKRREQALERISTAKTEVKAECKDAQVVSDAEVIQEQAKEETANKPTPAKVNRTKQRKSFSRSRTHIGQQRRRHRTVSMCSDIQPSSPDIEVTSQQNDIENTVLAIEPETESALTEIITESEVPALNKCPMKYPKTKKHLVSEWLSEKNEKTGKPSDSLSERPLRITTDPEVLATQLNSLPGLTYSPHVYSTPKHYIRFTSPFLSEKRRRKEPTENISGSCKKRWLKQALEEENSTILHRFNLPCQERSRSPIVNGENKSPLLLNESCSLPDLTTPLKKRRLYQLLDSAYSETSTPNPSPYATPTHIDITPMDPSFATPPRVKSDDESCKNGYKPIYSPVTPVTPGTPGNSVHFENISSPESSPEIKRRTYSQEGYDRPSTMLTLGPFRNFNLTELGLQEIKTIGYTSPRSRTEVNRQCPGEKESVSDLQLGLDAVEQTALHKSMETPAHDRADTSSQLEPTHSGRGTMYSSWGKSPDRAGVSFSVNSNLRDLTPSHQLEVGGGFRISESKCLMQDDTRGLFMETPVFCTSEDGLVSGFGRTVNDNLIDGSCTPQNPPQKKKVSLLEYRKRQREARKSGSKTEHFPLVSVSPNTSGNFSNNGDGCANRSENEEQVESTASLPLPTPATVYNASSEETSNNCPVKEVSATEKNEPEVQWTASTSVEQVRERSYQRALLLSDHRKDKDSDPDPESLEPMTTNECLSPNTSQNTCKSPSKISKPGSPGPVIPVQPHGKILTKPDSQWEATATVSEAENAVHLKTELQQKQLLNNAQALSKNHPPQPLIRNSSEHLSQKPPSASVKLHCPPSPHVENPPKPSTPHAPAQHGYLSPKPPAQQLGSPYRPHHSQPPQVGTPQREPQRNFYPAAQGLQASAQQAPSGALFTQTPSGQSSATYSQFNQPSLNSTAPPPPPPPPPPSYYQNQQPSANFQNYNQLKASLPQQTVFTSGPNQALPGTTSQQTVPGHHVTPGHFLPSQNPTTVHHPTSSVVPPPPPPPPAPGPHLVQQPASHQQHSVAHVVGPVHAVTPGSHIHAQTAGHHLPPPPPPPGPAPHHHPPPHPTTGLQGLQAQHQHVSAAPPPPPPPPPSSVLASGHPTSAQALHHPPHQGPPLFPSSTHPAVPPYPSQATHHATLGPGAQHQPSGTGPHCPLPVAGPHLQPQGPNSIPTPTASGFCPHPGSVALPHGVQGPQQASPVPGQIPIHRAQVPPTFQNNYHGSGWH; this is encoded by the exons GAGTTTGGATAAAGAGAGGGCAGTGCTACTACAACGCCGGAAAAGGGAAAATTTGTCAG atGGTGATACAAGTGCAACTGAGAGTGGTGATGAGGTTCCTGTGGAATTATACACGGCATTTCAGCACACCCCAACATCGATTACTTTAACTGCTTCAAGAGTTTCTAAGGTTAatgataaaagaaggaaaaaaagtggggagaaagaacaaaacatttcaaaatgtaaaaaa gCCTTTCGTGAAGGATCTAGGAAGTCATCAAGAGTTAag GGTTCAGCTCCAGAGATTGATCCTTCATTTGATGGTTCAAATTTTGGATGGGAAACAAAAATCAAAGCATGGATGGATCGATATGAAGAGGCAAATAATAACCAGTATAGCGAAGGTGTTCAGAGGGAGGCTCAGAGAATAGCTCTGAGATTAGGCAGCGGAAATgacaaaaaagagataaataaatcaaatttgaATACCAACAATTTGCTCTTCAAACCTCCTGTAGAG AgccatttacaaaaaaataagaaaattctgaAATCTGTGAAAGATTTGCCTCCTGATGCACTTATCATTGAATATAGAGGGAAATTTATGCTAAGAGAACAATTTGAAGCAAATGGATATTTCTTTAAGAG accatacccttttgttttattttattctaaatttcatGGGCTAGAAATGTGTGTTGATGCAAGGACTTTTGGGAATGAAGCTCGGTTCATCAGGCGTTCCTGTACACCCAATGCAGAG GTGAGGCATGAAATTGAAGATGGAACCATACATCTTTACATTTATTCTATACAAAGTATTCCAAAGGGAACTGAAATTACTATTGCTTTTGATTTTGACTATGGGAATTG TAAGTACAAGGTGGACTGCGCATGCCTCAGAGAAAATCCAGAGTGCCCTGTTCTAAAACGTAGTTCTGAATCCATGGAAAACATCAACAGTGGTTATGAGaccaggaggaaaaaaggaaaaaaagaaaaggatgtttcaaaagaaaaagatacacaaaatCAGAATATTACTTTGGATTGTGAAGGAACAACCAATAAAATGAAGAGCCCAGAAACTAAACAGAGAAAGCTTTCTCCACTGAGACTATCAGTATCAAATAATCAG GAACCAGATTTTATTGATGATATAGAAGAAAAAACTCCCATTAGCAATGAAGTAGAAATGGAATCAGAGGAGCAGATtgcagaaaggaaaaggaagatg acaagagaagaaaggaaaatggaaGCAATTCTGCAAGCTTTTGCTAGactggaaaaaagagagaaaagaagagaacaaGCTCTGGAAAGGATCAGCACGGCCAAAACAGAGGTCAAAGCAGAATGTAAAGACGCACAGGTTGTCAGCGATGCTGAAGTTATTCAG GAACAAGCAAAAGAAGAAACTGCTAATAAGCCAACTCCTGCCAAAGTGAATAGAACTAAACAGAGAAAAAGTTTTTCTCGCAGTAGGACTCATATTGGACAGCAACGCCGTAGACACAGAACTGTCAGCATGTGTTCGGATATCCAGCCATCTTCTCCTGATATAGAAGTTACTTCACAACAAAATGATATTGAAAATACTGTACTTGCAATAGAGCCAGAAACTGAAAGTGCACTAACAGAAATAATTACTGAATCAGAGGTTCCAGCACTTAATAAATGTCCTATGAAGTACCCCAAAACAAAGAAG cactTGGTCAGTGAATGGTTAAGTGAGAAGAATGAGAAGACAGGAAAACCTTCAGACAGCCTTTCAGAAAGGCCTTTGCGCATAACCACAGACCCTGAAGTGCTAGCTACACAGCTCAATTCTTTACCAGGTCTCACGTACAGCCCCCATGTGTACTCCACTCCTAAGCACTATATTAGATTTACTTCACCATTCCtttcagagaaaaggagaagaaaagaacctACTGAAAACATTTCTGGCTCATGCAAGAAG CGATGGTTGAAACAAGCTTTAGAAGAAGAAAACTCAACAATTTTACATAGATTTAATTTACCCTGTCAAGAAAGATCCAGAAGTCCTATAGTTAATGGTGAAAATAAAAGTCCACTACTATTAAATGAAAGCTGTTCCCTTCCAG ATTTAACTACACCACTAAAAAAACGAAGACTCTATCAGTTGCTAGATTCAGCTTACTCAGAAACCTCCACCCCTAATCCTTCACCATATGCTACACCAACCCACATAGATATTACTCCTATGGACCCATCATTCGCCACTCCTCCACGAGTAAAATCAGATGATGAATCTTGTAAAAATGGTTATAAACCCATTTATTCACCAGTTACCCCAGTAACTCCTGGCACACCAGGAAATAGCGTGCACTTTGAG AATATTTCTTCCCCAGAAAGTTCTCCAGAAATTAAGAGACGCACTTACAGTCAAGAG GGATATGACAGACCTTCAACCATGTTAACCTTGGGgccttttagaaattttaatttaactgaACTTGGTCTTCAAGAAATAAAGACTATTGGTTATACCAGCCCTAGGAGTAGGACTGAAGTTAACAGGCAGTGCCCCGGAGAAAAGGAATCTGTCTCAGACCTTCAACTGGGACTCGATGCAGTCGAACAGACTGCCTTACATAAGAGCATGGAAACACCTGCACATGACAGGGCTGACACTAGCAGCCAGCTGGAGCCTACGCACTCCGGGCGGGGCACGATGTATTCTTCCTGGGGAAAGAGTCCTGACCGAGCAGGCGTCAGCTTCTCAGTAAACTCTAACTTGAGGGACCTGACACCCTCACATCAGTTGGAGGTTGGAGGAGGCTTCCGAATAAGTGAGTCAAAGTGCCTGATGCAGGATGATACTAGAGGCTTGTTCATGGAAACACCTGTGTTCTGTACTTCAGAAGATGGGCTTGTATCTGGTTTCGGACGGACTGTTAATGACAATTTGATCGACGGAAGTTGCACACCCCAGAATCCACCACAAAAGAAAAAG GTTTCTCTATTAGAATACCGTAAAAGACAACGTGAAGCAAGGAAAAGTGGTTCTAAGACAGAACACTTTCCACTGGTTAGTGTATCACCAAATACAAGTGGGAACTTCAGCAACAATGGTGATGGGTGTGCCAACAGGAGTGAAAATGAGGAGCAGGTAGAAAGCACTGCTAGTCTACCTTTACCAACACCAGCTACAGTTTATAATGCTTCTTCAGAAGAAACCAGCAATAACTGTCCTGTTAAGGAAGTCTCTGCCACTGAGAAGAATGAGCCAGAAGTTCAGTG GACTGCCTCAACTTCAGTGGAGCAGGTGAGAGAAAGGAGTTACCAGAGAGCGTTACTTCTCAGTGATCACCGAAAGGATAAAGATAGTG ATCCTGATCCAGAAAGTCTAGAACCCATGACTACAAATGAATGTCTATCTCCAAATACTTCTCAAAATACTTGTAAAAGCCCTTCCAAAATAAGCAAG CCTGGTTCACCGGGGCCTGTAATTCCTGTTCAACCACATGGGAAAATACTCACAAAACCAGATTCCCAGTGGGAGGCGACAGCCACTGTGTCAGAAGCTGAGAATGCTGTTCACCTGAAAACAGAACTCCAACAAAAACAGCTATTAAATAACGCCCAAGCACTTTCAAAGAACCACCCTCCTCAGCCACTCATTCGTAACTCGTCTGAGCACCTTTCCCAGAAGCCGCCTTCTGCATCAGTGAAACTGCACTGTCCTCCGTCCCCTCACGTTGAGAATCCCCCGAAGCCATCCACGCCCCATGCTCCCGCCCAGCACGGTTACCTTTCACCAAAGCCTCCGGCACAGCAGCTTGGCTCTCCCTACAGGCCTCATCACTCACAGCCCCCTCAAGTTGGAACACCTCAGCGAGAGCCTCAGAGAAACTTCTATCCAGCGGCACAGGGCCTTCAAGCCAGTGCTCAGCAGGCCCCTTCTGGAGCGCTATTTACACAGACACCCTCAGGACAATCTTCAGCGACATACAGTCAGTTTAACCAACCAAGTCTGAACAGCACGGCTccgccccctccaccccctccgccCCCTCCGTCTTACTATCAAAACCAGCAGCCCTCTGCAAACTTTCAGAATTATAATCAGCTTAAAGCTAGTCTTCCCCAACAAACTGTGTTTACATCAGGACCAAATCAAGCACTTCCTGGCACCACAAGCCAGCAAACAGTTCCAGGACACCATGTTACTCCAGGGCACTTTTTGCCTTCTCAGAACCCTACTACTGTTCACCATCCGACTTCTTCCGTcgtcccaccccctcctcctccaccacctgcgCCAGGACCACACCTCGTGCAACAGCCAGCTTCCCATCAGCAACACTCTGTAGCACACGTAGTAGGGCCTGTTCACGCTGTCACCCCTGGGTCACATATTCATGCTCAAACTGCTGGACAccatctgcccccaccccctccacctcctGGTCCTGCCCCTCACCACCACCCACCGCCCCATCCTACCACAGGACTCCAAGGTCTACAAGCACAACACCAGCATGTCAGTGcagcacctccacccccaccgccccctcccccttccagtGTTTTGGCTTCTGGGCACCCCACATCTGCTCAAGCCTTACACCATCCACCTCATCAAGGACCTCCACTTTTTCCTTCAAGTACTCACCCCGCTGTACCCCCTTACCCCTCACAAGCTACACATCATGCCACTCTGGGACCGGGGGCCCAGCACCAGCCTTCTGGAACAGGGCCACATTGTCCATTACCCGTCGCAGGTCCTCATCTCCAGCCCCAAGGACCAAACAGTATTCCAACACCTACTGCTTCAGGGTTCTGTCCTCATCCTGGTTCTGTGGCTCTGCCACATGGGGTTCAGGGACCTCAGCaggcatccccagtgcctgggcagaTTCCAATTCACAGAGCACAGGTGCCACCAACATTTCAGAACAATTACCATGGTTCAGGGTGGCATTAA